In Mytilus edulis chromosome 4, xbMytEdul2.2, whole genome shotgun sequence, the following proteins share a genomic window:
- the LOC139520705 gene encoding 4-hydroxyphenylpyruvate dioxygenase-like protein — protein sequence MDSYSLHHAEYYVSDGEKLTRELTNKYKFALIAKRSIKSHNQWVLCSGNAKFLITQPKTFDVSDAIAEDHSEDPYISNQYLSLGKNRAVNSANVSKPFANTVSNIALKVKDVKHCVQRVCQAGGEVLKPPNVISDINGSVETAIIKSCIGNVIHTIVDDSKYKGCFLPGFENVDNPYSGCENPLVTHIDHVTFACALGASGRVLDWYEKNLGMNRFYINSDEDTDDGFVIDTEDIGIRLKAFEYWKCAETGLYSQGPENSLKFVIAEALEGQGPNQIDTFLEEHRGDGIQHIGLHTESIVNAVSTLQEQGVNFVEPPYTYYTEVGKLKEMEEINEDVEVLKKYGILVDNEADPDTDSCELRYLMQKFTQPLFDEKTFFLEIIQRFGARGFGSGNITALWRSMQAYLSEAKS from the exons ATGGATAGTTATAGCCTTCATCACGCAGAATATTATGTCAGTGACGGAGAAAAATTAACTCGAGaactaacaaacaaatacaaatttgctTTGATTGCCAAACGTTCAATCAAATCGCATAATCAGTGGGTACTTTGTTCTGGAAATGCCAAATTTTTGATTACACAACCCAAGACATTTGATGTTTCTGATGCAATTGCAGAAGATCACTCAGAGGATCCATATATTTCTAACCAGTATCTATCATTAGGCAAAAACAGAGCTGTCAACTCTGCAAATGTTTCAAAACCATTTGCAAACACAGTTAGCAACATAGCCTTGAAGGTCAAAGATGTCAAGCATTGTGTACAGAGAGTATGCCAGGCAGGTGGAGAGGTACTGAAACCCCCAAATGTAATCTCAGACATTAACGGTTCAGTAGAAACAGCCATAATAAAGTCTTGTATTGGAAATGTTATACACACAATTGTCGATGACAGTAAATATAAAGGATGCTTTTTACCAGGTTTTGAAAATGTAGACAATCCATACAGTGGCTGTGAAAATCCTTTAGTCACTCATATTGATCATGTTACATTTGCATGTGCTCTTGGTGCTTCAGGAAGAGTATTGGATTGGTATGAGAAAAATCTTGGAATGAACAGATTTTATATTAATAG TGATGAAGATACAGATGACGGCTTTGTCATTGACACTGAGGATATTGGAATACGTTTGAAAGCCTTTGAGTACTGGAAATGTGCTGAAACAGGTCTATATTCTCAGGGTCCAGAAAACAGCCTTAAATTTGTAATAGCTGAAGCACTTGAAGGACAAG GGCCAAATCAGATTGACACTTTCTTAGAAGAACACAGGGGAGATGGTATACAACATATTGGTTTACATACAGAAAGTATTGTCAATGCTGTGTCAACGTTACAAGAACAAGGTGTCAATTTTGTCGAACCACCCTATACTTACTACACAGAG GTTGGAAAACTGAAGGAAATGGAAGAAATAAATGAGGATGTAGAAGTACTTAAAAAGTATGGAATATTAGTTGACAATGAGGCTGATCCAGATACTGATTCATGTGAACTAAG atatttaatgCAAAAGTTTACGCAGCCTTTGTTTGATGAAAAGACATTTTTCCTGGAAATCATTCAAAGATTTGGAGCCAGAGGATTTGGATCAGGGAATATAACAGCATTATGGAGATCCATGCAAGCTTATTTATCTGAGGCAAAGAGTTGA
- the LOC139520706 gene encoding allantoicase-like, producing MADPPSSQLQDFPQFTDLNNLVAEQTGAKVVFATDDWFAVTENLLKADDPVFKVGVFTEYGKWMDGWETRRKRIPGHDWCIIQLGVPGVIVGVDIDTSFFTGNYTPKASIQAACLENLPSLPDRKGKMGTAATESQLKLINRLGSQNWDEILPSTALKPGYKTSCHNFFDIKYNKRITHIRLNMFPDGGIARLRVYGRASPDWKKISYQQMVDLAAMENGGICVGYSDVHFGHARNLIQPGRAETMADGWETARKPGRPAILEADSQGILQVPGQDWSMFRLGHPGVITKIEIDTNHFKGNYPDSCTIEACYVNDDKENEIRQIFNSPPWKTLLAPKKLKAHHRQFFSGKDLNNCGVISHVRLSMAPDGGISRMRLWGYKQSNRQAKL from the exons atggCTGACCCACCTTCTAGCCAGTTACAGGATTTCCCACAGTTTACAGATCTTAACAATCTGGTTGCAGAACAG ACTGGTGCTAAAGTTGTATTTGCCACGGATGATTGGTTTGCTGTAACTGAAAATctattaaaa GCAGATGATCCTGTATTCAAAGTTGGAGTGTTTACCGAGTATGGTAAATGGATGGATGGTTGGGAAACAAGAAGGAAGAGAATCCCTGGCCATGATTGGTGCATTATACAACTTG GTGTTCCTGGTGTTATAGTAGGAGTTGATATAGACACATCATTTTTTACTGGGAATTACACCCCAAAAGCTTCAATACAGGCAGCTTGTTTAGAAA ATCTTCCATCTTTGCCGGACAGAAAGGGAAAGATGGGTACTGCAGCAACGGAAAGTCAACTTAAACTTATTAATAGACTTGGATCACAG AACTGGGATGAAATTCTACCAAGTACAGCATTAAAACCTGGCTACAAAACATCATGTCATAACTTCtttgacataaaatacaataaaaggATTACTCATATTAGATTAAATATGTTTCCAG ATGGTGGAATAGCCAGATTACGTGTATATGGAAGAGCATCTCCAGACTGGAAGAAAATATCATACCAACAG ATGGTAGACTTAGCTGCTATGGAAAATGGTGGGATCTGTGTTGGCTATAGCGATGTTCATTTTGGTCATGCTAGAAATCTTATACAACCAGGGAGAGCAGAAACCATGGCTGATGGATGGGAAACTGCTAGAAAG CCAGGGAGACCAGCAATATTAGAGGCTGATTCTCAGGGCATTCTTCAGGTCCCAG GTCAGGATTGGAGTATGTTTAGACTGGGACATCCTGGAGTAATCACAAAG ATTGAAATTGACACAAACCACTTTAAAGGAAATTATCCAGACTCCTGCACTATTGAAG catgTTATGTAAATGACGACAAGGAAAATGAAATAAGACAAATTTTTAACAGTCCACCATGGAAAACTTTATTGGCACCAAAAAAACTGAAAGCTCACCATAGACAGTTTTTCTCAGGAAAAGATTTAAATAATtgtggagttatctcccatgttcGACTTTCAATGGCACCAGATGGTGGTATCAGCAGGATGAGGCTGTGGGGATATAAACAATCCAACCGTCAAGCCAAGTTATGA